One segment of Peromyscus leucopus breed LL Stock chromosome 5, UCI_PerLeu_2.1, whole genome shotgun sequence DNA contains the following:
- the LOC114708089 gene encoding dynein light chain 1, cytoplasmic-like, with protein sequence MCDRKAVIKNADMSEEMQQDSVECLTQALEKYNIEKDIAAHIKKEFDKKYNPTWHCIVGRNFGSYVTHETKHFIYFYLGQVAILLFKSG encoded by the coding sequence ATGTGCGACCGGAAGGCGGTGATCAAAAATGCAGACATGTCGGAAGAGATGCAACAGGACTCGGTAGAGTGCTTGACCCAGGCGTTGGAGAAGTACAACATAGAGAAGGATATTGCGGCCCATATCAAGAAGGAGTTTGACAAGAAGTACAACCCCACCTGGCACTGCATTGTGGGGCGGAACTTCGGTAGTTATGTGACACATGAAACCAAACACTTCATCTACTTCTACCTGGGTCAGGTGGCCATTCTTCTGTTCAAATCTGGTTAA